ATGGTGTCGCTGGCCGAGCTGTGGCGGTCGGCCGGGGTCGTCCCGGACGCCGTGGTCGGCCACTCCCAGGGCGAGATCGCCGCCGCCGTCGTGGCCGGGGCGCTCTCCCTCGACGACGGCGCCCGCGCCATCGCGCTGCGCAGCAGCGTGGCCGTCGACCTGATGGGCAAGGGGGCGATGGCCGTGATCCCGCTGCCCGCGGAGCGGGTACGGGAACGACTCGGCACGCTGAGCATCGCCGCGATCAACGGACCGGCCGCCACCGCCGTGGCCGGAGCCCCGCACGCCATCGCCGAACTGGTCGCCGGCTACCAGGCCGAGGGCGTCAACGCCCGCGTGATCCCGGCGGCCTTCGCCTCGCACTGCCCGGCGGTCGAACCGATCCGCGAGAAGATCCTGGCCGAACTGGCTCCGCTGGCGCCGCGTACCGGCGAGATCGCGCTGATGTCCTCGGTCACCGCCGACTGGCAGGAGGGCGCCGAGCTCGACGCGTCCTACTGGTACCGGAACCTACGGCACACCGTGCGGTTCCGGGAGGCGGTCGAAGCGCTCATCGCGTCCGGCCACACCACGTTCGTCGAGGTCGGCCCGCACCCGGTGCTGGTCGGCAGCATCGGCCAGATCCTCGAGGAGGCCGGGACCGACGGGATCGTGACCGGATCGCTGCGCCGCGACGACGGCGACCTCCGCCGGTTCCTCACCTCCGCCGCCGAGGCCTACGTCCAGGGCCTGCCCGTCGCGTGGGAACGGCTCACCGGAACGGCCTCCGCCCGTGTCGACCTGCCCACCTATCCCTTCCGGCGTCGGCGCTACTGGCTCACGGGAACGGCCGGGCCGTCCGGCACGGCCGATCTCGGCCAGGCCCCGGCAGACCACCCCCTGCTCGGCGCGGCCGTCGATCTCGGCGACGGCGAGACGGTGTTCACCGGGCGGCTGTCGACCCGCGCCCACCCGTGGCTGGCCGACCACGCCCTCTCGGGGACGATCGTCGTGCCGGGCACCGTCTTCCTGGAGATGGCCCTGCACGCGGGTGCCAAGGCCGGCACGGCACGGATCGAGGAGCTGACCGTCTCGACGCCCATGGAACTCCCGGAGGACGGCGCCGTCGACCTGCGCGTCCGGGTGGCGGCAGAAGACGGCAACGGGCTGCGGGCCTGCCGGATATCGGGCCGGGCCACGGGCGGGGAGTGGATCGAGCACGCCACCGGCACCCTCGGCCCCGACACGGCCCCCGCCCCGGTCGTGGTCCCGGTCCCCGCGGACTGGCCGTCGGCCGACGCGACGCCGGTGCCGCTGGCACGCATGTACGAGGACCTCGGTCTGCGGGGCCACGAGTACGGGCCGGTGTTCCAGGGCTTGTGCGCCGCCTGGCGGTGCGACGGCGAGCAGTTCGCCGAGGCCGTCCTGCCCGAGCCGGAGGCCGCGAACGCCGGGGGCTACCGCCTGCACCCCGCCCTGCTCGACGCGTCCCTGCACGGCCTGATCGCCGACGCCCCGCGCCGCGAGGGGCAGTGCATGCAGCCGCTGCGCTGGCGCGGAGTGTCGCTGTTCGGTACGGGTGGCCGCACGTCCCTGCGGGTTCACGCGGCGCCCGCCGTGGACGGAGGCCACCCCCTGACGCTGCTCGACGCCTCGGGAGACCCGGTGGGGCTGGTCGAGTCGCTGGAGCTGTGCCCGGTCGCAATGGGCCGCCCGGCCGATCCCGCCGCCGTGGTGCGCGGCTCCCTGTTCGCGCTGGACTGGGCAGCGCTGCCCGAGCCGAAGGCCGGATCGCCGACCGGGAGGGTGCCGGTCTCCTGGGACGCCCTCGGCCTGGACGGGCTGCTCGCGGAGGCCGAGGTACCCGAGCACGCCGTCGTACTGTGCCCGTCCGTGCTGGGCCCGGCCGGCGAGGACGGAACCGACGCGGCGAAGGCGGCCAGGGAGGCCGTACACCGGACGCGGGACCTGCTCGGCCGGTGGCTTGCCGAGGACCGGCTCGCCGGGTCCCGGCTGGTGCTCGTCACCCGTGGGGCCGTTGCCGTCCGGCCCGGAGAGACCGTACGGGACCTCGCGCAGGCGGCCGTCTGGGGCCTGGTGCGCACGGCACAGGTCGAGCACCCGGGCCGGTTCGCCCTGGTCGACCTCGCCCCGGACGCCACCGAGGTTCCGGCCGCGGCGCTGGCGCCGGACGAGAACCAGGTGGCGGTCCGCGGCGGCTCCGTCCTGGTGCCCCGGCTCGTGTCCGGCGTGGGCGACCCCGCGCTCCGGCTCCCCGAAGGCGCGGCTGCCTGGCGGCTGGACATCCCCGAACGCGGCACCCTCTCCGCCCTGGAGCTCCGGCCCTGCCCCGAGGCCGCCGCCGAACCCGGCCCCGGCCAGGTCCGGATCACGGTCCGCGCCGCCGGGCTCAACTTCCACGACGTCCTGGGCGCACTCGACATGCACCCCGGCGACCCCGGCCCGCTCGGCCTGGAAGGCGCCGGCGTGGTCACCGCGACCGGGCCCGGTGTCACCGGCCTGACCGCCGGCGACCGCGTGACGGGCCTGTTCCCCGCCGCGTTCGGCACGGTGGCCCAGGCCGACCACCGCACCCTCGTCAAGATCCCCGACGGCTGGTCGTTCACCCGGGCCGCCGCCGTACCGGTCGCCCACATGACCGCCCTGCACGCGCTGAGCGAACTCGGCGGTGTGGTCGCGGGAGATCCCGTCCTGATCCACGCCGGGGCGGGCGGCGTCGGCATGGCCGCCGTCCAGCTGGCCCGGCACCTGGGCGCGGAGGTCTACGCGACCGCGAGTCCCGCCAAGTGGCCCGCACTCCGTGCCCTCGGCCTCGACGACGACCACCTCGCCTCGTCCCGCGAGAGCGGATTCGGCGAACGCTTCGGCGCGGGCGGCCGGCGCATGGCGGTCGTACTGAACTCCCTCACCGGCGAGCTCGTCGACGAGTCGCTGCGGCTGCTGCGCCCCGGCGGGCTCCTGGTCGAACTGGGCAGGACCGACCCGCGCGATCCCGCCGAGGTGGCCGCCGCGCATCCCGGTGTGCGCTACCAGGCGTCCAACCTGCTCCAGTTGCCGCACGAGCACCTCGCCGGCCTCCTCAACCGGGTGGTCGAGCTGTTCGCCGAGGGCGCGTTCACCTGGCCCGCCGTCACCGACATGGACGTCCGCCGCGCACCCGAAGCCTTCGGGCTGCTGCGCCAGGGCACTCACGTAGGCAAGGTCGTGCTCACCGTCCCGCCGATCCTCGACCCGGACGGAACCGTCCTGATCACCGGCGGGACCGGCGCCATCGGCCGGGCCATCGCCTGGCACCTGGTGACCGAACACGGCGCACGCTGGCTCCTGCTCGCCGGACGCCGCGGCGCCGACGCGCCGGGAGCGGCCGACCTGGCGTCCGAACTGAACGGGCTCGGCGCCGAGGTGAGGTTCGCGGCCGTGGACGTCGCCGACCGGGACGCGGTCGCCGCGATGATCGAGGCCGTCCCCGACCGGCACCCGCTGACCGCCGTGATCCACGCCGCGGGCGTGGTGGACGACGCGCCGATCACCTCGCTCACCCGCGAACAGACCGACCGGGTGATGCGGGTCAAGGCCGACGGGGCCTGGCACCTGCACGAGTTGACCGCGGGCCACCCGCTCACCGCGTTCGTCCTGGTCTCCTCGATCATGGGGATCCTCGGCGGCGCCGGGCAGGGCGGCTACACCGCCGCCAACGCGTTCCTCGACGGGCTCGCCCGGCACCGCCGCGCGCAGGGCCTGCCCGCGCTCGCGCTGGCCTGGGGCCTGTGGGACGACCCGGCCGGCATGATCGGCGCCCTCACCGACGCCGACCGTGCCCGCTTCGCCCGGGCCGGGCTCGTGGAGCTGGCCCCCGATCACGGATTGGCCCTGCTGGAGGCGGCGCTGCCGTCACCGCAGGCCGTCCTGGTGCTCGCCCGGCTCGACCGCGAGATCCTGCGCGACCTCGGAACGCACCTTCCGCCGGTCCTGCGGGAGGTCGTGGAGGAAGCCGGAGCGGGCCGGCCCGGGGACGTCACCGCACACCGGCGGCAGCGGCCGCTGCGGGACGAGCTGACCGGACTGACCGCCGGTGAACGCGCCGGGATCCTGTCCGACCTGATCCGCACCCACATGGCCGCCGTCCTGGGCTCACGGCCCGAGACGATCCCGGACGACAGGCCGTTCGGCGAGCTCGGATTCGACTCGCTCACCTCGGTCGAGTTCCGCAACCGCCTCAACGCGGCGACCGACCTCAAGCTCCCCCTCACCCTGCTGTTCGAGGCGCCGACGCTCCCCGAGCTCGTCGCCGTCCTGGACACCGAACTCGTACCGCCCCAGCAGGCACCGGCCGCTCCGGAGACCGCCTCCGGGGAGATCGCAGCGGACGTGACGGCGCTCGTCGAAGCCGCGACCGCCGAGGAACTGCTCGCCTTCATCGACCGCGAGCTCTCCCGCTCCTGACCACCCCACGGAGGGACGATCCGTCATGGCAACAGAATCAGACACGAAGCTGCTGGGATACCTCAAGCGCCTCACCCTCGACCTGCACCAGGCGCGCGAGCGCCTGCGCGAGCTGGAGGAAGGCGACCGGGAGCCGATCGCCATCGTCGGCATGGCCTGCCGGTATCCGGGCGGGATCGACTCGCCCGCCGCCCTGTGGCGGCTGCTGGCCTCGGGCGGGGAAACCGTCGGCGCGTTCCCCCGCGACCGGGGCTGGGACGAGGGTCTGCACGACCCCGAGAACGGCGGCCGGAGCCTGACCGGCTCCGGCGGCTTCCTCTACGACGCGCCGGACTTCGACGCGGGCTTCTTCGGCATCAGCCCGCGCGAGGCCCTGGCCATGGACCCGCAGCAACGGCTGCTGCTGGAGACCGCCTGGCGGGCCTTCGAGGACGCGGGGATCGACCCGGATTCGGTACGCGACACCGAGACCGGCGTGTTCACCGGGCTCTCCTGCAGCGACTACGGGCTGGGGCGCGGCGACGTGCCCGAGGAGGCCGAGGGCTTCCTGACGACCGGGACGGCGGGCGGCGCCGCGGCCGGCCGGATCTCCTACACGCTCGGCCTGCGCGGCCCGGCGATCACCTTGGACACGGCCTGCTCGTCCTCGCTGGTCGCGCTGCACCTGGCCGTCCAGTCGCTGCGCCGCGGCGAGTGCACGATGGCGCTGGCGGGCGGCGTGACGATCATGTCCACACCGCAGCTGTTCACCGAGTTCAGCCGCATGCAGGGCATGTCGCCGGACGGCCGGTGCCGCCCGTTCTCGGCCGCCGCCGCGGGCAGCGGGTTCTCCGAGGGCGTGGGCGTGCTGCTGGTGGAACGGCTGTCGGACGCGAATCGGCTCGGCCACCGCGTACTGGCCGTGGTGCGCGGCAGCGCGGTGAACCAGGACGGCGCCAGCAACGGCTTCACCGCACCGAGCGGCTCCGCGCAACAGCGGGTCATCCGGCAGGCGCTGACGGACGCGCGGCTGTCGCCCGGTGACGTCCAGGTGGTGGAGGCGAGCAGCACCGGCACCACGCTCGGCGACCCGATCGAGGCGCGCGCCCTGCTGGCCGCCTACGGGCGTGACAGGGACCAGCCGTTGCGGCTCGGCTCGCTGAAGCCCAACATCGGGCACTCCCAGGCGGCGGCCGGCGTCGCCGGGGTCATGAAGACGGTGCTGTCGATGCGCCACGGCAGGCTCCCGGCCACCCTGCACGTGGACGAGCCCACCCCGCACGTCGACTGGTCGGCGGGCGCGGTCGAGCTCGTCGCCGAGGAGACCACCTGGCCAAAGACGCCGGGTCCCAGGCGCGCCGGGGTGTCCTCGCAGGGCATCAGCGGCACCAACGCACACGTGATCATCGAGGAAGCTCCGGTCGTCCCCGAGGAGATGCCGCCCGGCCAGGAGGTCCGGCCCGCCGAGCAGGACGGGCCACGCCTGCTGACCCTGTCGGCCAAGACGCCGGCCGCGCTCGCCGAACTCACCGCGCGCTACGCAGACCTGCTCGCCGGCGAAGGCGACCGCGGCGAAGGCGAGGGCGTCGAGCCGCTCGCGGCGATCTGCCGGACCACGAGCCTCGGGCGGGCGCACTTCACACACCGGCTCACGGCCGTCGCGTCCTCGCGCGCCGAGCTGCGGGACCTCCTCATCCGGACGCGCCGGGACCAGGCGCCGCCGCGCGGCGTCCGCGCCGGTGCCCGGACCCCGGAAACCAGCCGGGGCCCGGTGTTCCTCTTCACCGGCCGCCTGGACGCGCAGAACGCTGACGCGGCCGCCGAACTGGCCGGGGCCGAGCCGGTCTTCCGCCGCGCCCTGGACCGGTGCGCCGAGGCGTCCGGCGGCCGGACCTCGCCGTTCGCCGTCCAGTACGCGCTCGCCGAGCTGTGGCTGTCCTGGGGCGTGGAGCCCGCCGCCGTCCTCGGTCACGGCACCGGCGAGCTGGTGGCCGCGTGCGTCACGGGCACGATGAGCCTGGAGGACGCCGCGCTGAAGGCGGCATCGGCCCGGACTTCGGAGAACGCCGCCGGACCGGAGCGGTTCACCGACGAGATCGCCGCGCTGCTGCGGGACGGACACCGGACCTTCGTGGAGATCGGGCCCGCCTCGCCGCTCCTCGACCAGGTCCGCACGGCCGGGCCCGCCACGTTCCTGCCGTCGCTCCGCGAGGGCGAGGACGCCCGGCGCACTCTCCTGGACAGTCTCGGCGCGCTCTACACCCGAGGCGTCCGGATCGACTGGACGCGGGTGCACGGCGAGTCCTCCGGGCCGCCCGCGCCGCTTCCCGGATACCCGTTCCAGCGCGAGCGCTACTGGCTCTGGACGGGAGGCCCCCGCAGGGATCAGGCACCCGCTCACGGCGGGCAGTTGGTCGCGCAGGTACGGCTCGTCGGCGCCGACGGCACGCCCGTGGCACTCGCCGACGGCGTACGCCTGGAAGCGGTGCCCGGCGCGGCCGGGAACGCCGCACCGGAGGCCGGGCCCGTCGCGGCCGAGACCGAGACCGCGACGGAGCACGCCGCACCGGAGACCGAGAAGGTGGCCGAGCTGGTGGTCGGCATCGTCGGCCGGGCGCGCGGCGCGGCCGTCACCGGCGACGACCTGCTCCTGCCGCTGCGGAGCCTGGGCGTCGACTCGCTGATCGCGATCGACATCCGGCAGACCCTCGCCCGGCGGCTCGGCGTCGACCTCCCGCTGCCCGATCTGCTGGACGGCCGGAGCGTCGCCGAGATCGCGCGCACCGTCCAGACGGCCCGCGGCGGCGCCACGCAGCGGACCGAGGAGCCCGGTGCGACGCTGGTCGCCGATCCGGCGGCCCGCCACGAGCCGTTCCCGCTCACCGACCTCCAACAGGCCTACCTGGTCGGCCGGACCGACGCCTTCGAACTCGGCAACGTCTCCACCTCCTTCCTCGTCGAGATCGACCTGGAGGAGACCGATCTCGACCGGCTCGGCGTCTCCCTCCGGCACCTCATCGGCCGGCACGACATGCTCCGCGCGGTCGTGTCCCGGGACGGGCACCAGCGGGTGCTCGCCGAGGTTCCCGACTACCGGATCACCACGGTCGACCTGCGTGCGTACGACGGAGCCGAACGGGACCGCCGCCTCGCGGAGATCCACGAGGAGATGCGGGACCAGGTCTTCGACACCGAGGTCTGGCCGCTGTTCGACGTCCGGGCGACCCTGCTCGACGCGCGCACGACCCGGCTGCACCTCAACTTCGACGCGCTGATCATCGACGGCCGGAGCTCCGGACTGCTGTTCCGGGAGTGGGCGCAGACCTACCGCTCCGGTACGCCCGCGGCGCCCGCCCCGGCCGTCACCTACCGCGACTACGTGCTTGCCGCGGCCGAGACCGATGCCGGGCCGCGCGCGAAGTCGCTCGCGTACTGGCAGGCACGTGTCGGCTCCCTCCCGCCCGCGCCCAGTCTGCCGCTGCGACCGGGACCCGCGCCGCAGCAGCCGGTGTTCACCCACCGCACGGCCCGCATCGAGCCCGAGGCATGGCAGCGCTTCAAGGACAACGCCGCCGCGGCCGGCATCTCGCCTTCGGCCGCCCTGTGCACCGCGTACGCGCAGGTGCTGGGTGCCTGGAGCGCCTCGCCGCGCTTCACGCTCAACCTGCTGGCGTTCAACCGGCGGCCGCTGCACGAGGACGTCGGCAGGGTCATCGGAAACCTCAGCGCGACCACCCTGCTGGAGGTCGACGCCGCCCCCGCCGAAGCCTTCGCCTCGGGCGCCGCGCGGTTGCAGGACCAGTTGCTGACCGACCTCGAACACGGGCACGTCAGCGGCGTGGAGGTGCTGCGCCAGCTCAACCGCACCCGGGGCGGTACCGGCCTGGCGAGCATGCCCGTGGTCTTCACCAGCACGATCGGCTTCGCGGGACAGGGCGACGGCGAGCGCGGCGCGCTCACGGCACTGACCACGCTCGGCGCCTCCGGCAGGCTCGCGTCCAGCTCGGTACGGACGCCGCAGGTGTGGCTCGACCACCAGGCCCTGGAGGAGGCCGGGGAACTGGTCCTCAACTGGGACGTGGTGGAGGAGATGTTCCCCGACGGCGTCGTCGACGGGATGTGGGACGCCTACCTGGACCTGGTGCGGGACCTGTGCGGCGAAGGGGCGTGGCGCCGGCCGCCGTCCGTGCTCGCCCCGGTTGCCGACCTGGAGGTTCGCAAGGCCGCCAACGCCACGGACGCCCCCGTCCCCTGCGAGCTGCTGCACGACGCGTTCCTGCGGCAGGCGGAGACCCGGCCGGACGCGCCCGCCGTCATCACCGCGGCCCGGACCCTCAGCTACGGCGAGGTGGACCGCCGCTCCGACCAAATCGCCCGGTGGCTGATCGACCGCGGCGCGGGCCCGGGCGTGCTCGTCGGCATCGTGATGGACAAGAGCTGGGAGCAGGTCGTCGCGGCGCTGGGCATCCTCAAATCCGGAGCCGCCTACGTGCCGGTCGACGCCGCCACGCCCGGCCGCCGACTTCGGATGATCATGGAGAGCGCCGGAATCGAGCTGGTGCTGACCCGGTCCGCGGTCGCGGACGAGCTCGATCTGCCGGCCGGCACCCGCTCGCTGCACGTCGACACCGAGCCGGAGGACACCGGTACGAGCGGCCCCCTGCCGCTCTCCCCGGCCAGGCCCGACGATCTCGCGTACGTCATCTTCACGTCCGGTTCCACTGGGGTGCCGAAGGGCGTGATGATCGAGCACACCGGCGCGGTCAACACGATCCAGGACGTCAACGACCGGTTCGGCGTCACCGCACGCGACCGCGTCCTGGCCCTGTCCGCACTCAACTTCGACCTCTCGGTCTACGACGTGTTCGGCCTGCTCGCGGCCGGCGGAGCCCTGGTCCTGCCCGACGCGTCGGCCCAGCGAGAACCGGCCGCCTGGCTGGAACTGGTGAACCGGCACCGTGTGACGATCTGGAACAGCGTCCCCGCGCTGATGGACATGTTCGTCGCACACGTACGGTCCCTCGCCGGCCCGCCGTCGCTGCGCGTGGTGATGATGAGCGGCGACTGGATCCCCGTCACGCTCCCCGGAGCCATCGCCTCGGTCCTGCCGAACGCGCGGATCTGGAGCCTGGGCGGCGCGACCGAGGCGTCCATCTGGTCGATCCGGTACCCGATCACGCGAGTCGAGCCGGACTGGTCGAGCATCCCGTACGGCAAGCCGATGCGGAACCAGTACTTCCATGTGCTGGACGAGGCACTGCGGCCGCGCCCGACCTGGGTCCCCGGCGACCTGTACATCGCCGGCACCGGCCTGGCCCGCGGCTACCTCGGCGACGAGGCGAAGACGCGCGCGGCGTTCCTGCGCCACCCGGTGACGGGGGAGCGGCTCTACCGGACCGGTGACCTCGGCCGCTACCTGCCGGACGGCGACATCGAGTTCCTGGGGCGCGCGGACTCCCAGGTGAAGATCCAGGGGCATCGGATCGAGCTCGGCGAGGTCGAGGCGGCGCTGCTGCGCCGCCCGGACGTCCGCGCGGCGGCCGCCGTGGCCGAGGGCGAGCGCGGCGGCCCCAGGCGGCTCGTCGGGTACGCGGTGTCGGCTGCCTCCGAGGACGAGCTGCGCGAGGCGCTCGGCCGGGAACTGCCCGGCTACATGGTGCCCGCCCGCATCGTCCTCCTGGACGAGCTGCCGCTGACCGCCAACGGCAAGGTGGACCGCCGCCTCCTGCCGTCGCCCGAGGAGACGGCCCCGCGCTCCGGTGAGGCGGTCGCACCGCGCGACGCGACCGAACGGCTCCTGGCGGAGATCTGGGCCGAGTTCTTCCGGGCCGCCGACGGGACCGCCGACGGGACCGTCGGCGTCACCGCGAACTTCTTCGACCTCGGCGGCGACTCGATGCTCGCGGTGCGCATGATGGCCCGGATCCGGCAGCACACCGGCCGGTCACTGCCGGTCGCCACGCTGCTCGCCCGGCCGACCGTCGAGTCGCTCGCCGAGGTGCTGCGCGATCAGCCCGGCGACGAAGGACGGGCGGCCCTGGTCACGGTCCGGGACACCGGGACACGGCCGCCGTTGATCCTCGTCCACCCGGTCGGCGGCGACGTGCTCTGCTACGCCGGGCTCGGCGCCCTCCTCGACGAGGACCAGCCGCTCCACGCCCTCCAGTACCCCGACCTCGAACCCGCTCGGCAGAGCGTGCCGGACCTGGCCGCGCACTACGCCGACGCGATCACCGACCGGTTCCCGGACGGCCCGTACCGCCTCGGTGGCTGGTCCATGGGCGGCGTGATCGCCCTGGAGATCGCCCGCCTGCTCGCCGGGCGGGGCCGGACGGTCGAGCTCGTCGCGGCCGTGGACCTGCTCGAACCGCCCGGCCGCGCCGAACCCGCTTCCGACGCGGCGCTGCTGGCCCGGTTCGCACGCGACCTGGCCGGGCTGGCGGGAAGCACCTGGCACCCCGAGCCGGCCGAGTTCGAGCCCACGAACGGCCGTTCCCCGATGGAGGAACTGCTCACGCGGGCCCGGCATGCCGCCGTCCTGCCGGACGAGATCGACGCCGCCACCCTCGAACGCCTCGCGAGCCGGTTCCTGCGCCTCAGCCGCGCACTGGCCGACCACGAGCCCGCCGCGTACCGGGGCAGGGTCCGGCTCCTGCGGGCCATGGACGGGGCCACCGCGTCGACCACCCGCCAGTGGCTGGCCCTCCTCGGGGACCGGGCCGAGAGCATCGACGTGCCGGGCGACCACTACAGCGTCATGCGCTCCCCGTACCTCCAGACGCTGGCAGCCGAGCTCGACAAGGCCCTGAACGACCTGTGATCCACACCGGCCGAACCCGTCGGCCGAATCCGCCTGCAGAACCCCCACACCACGAGAAGCAGCCGAACCAGGAGCACCGGATGACCACCATGGAACTGCCCACCCGGGCCGAGACGGGCCTCACCGCCGCATCGGTCATGGACCGCGTACGGACGTACGCCTCGGGCCTCCCGGCGTACGCGCCGGAGATCGAGCGACTGGGCCGGATCCCCGGTGACGTCCTCGACGGCCTGAAGGCCACCGGGCTGCTGCGCGCCGCCCTGCCGCCGCACCTGGGCGGTGTCGAGATGACCGCGCCGGAGATCACGCGGGCCGTCGACCTGCTGGCCGAGGGCGACGCCTCGGTCGCCTGGTGCGCGGCCGTGGCGCTGAACGCCGCGCTCGCCGTGGTCTCGCTGCCCGCGGAGGTGTTCACCGAGCTGTTCCCGCACCCGGACCTGATCACCGCGACGGTGCTGCCGCCGGCCGGGCGGACGGTCCGGCGGGACGGCGGGTACCTCCTGTCGGGCCGCTGGACCTACGGCAGCGGCATCACCCACGCCGACCGGGTGATGGCCGGGTTCCAGACCCCGGAAGGCGCCCCGAGGATCGCCGTCTTCGACGCCGTGCACGTGCGCGTGCTCGACACCTGGAACACCACCGGGCTGCGCGGCACCGGCTCCCACGACTTCGAGGTCGCCGACCTGTTCGTCCCGGAACGGCACACGTTCGCGCTCGCGCCGTCCGGCACCCGGCAGGAGCCGCTCCACCTGCGCGCCGACAACCTCGCCCTCAAGATGGCGGGCCTGCCGCTGGGCATCGGCAGGTCCGCGCTGAACGCCGCCAAGGAGATCCTCGCTCCCCGGCGTTCCGCGCTGCCCTGGCCAGGCGTCCCGGCCGACCTCGCGCACGCCGAATCGCTGATCGGCGCGGCGGACGCCTACGTGTACTCCACGCTGGAGAACGCCTGGGCCGCACAGGCGGCCGGCCTGGCACCCGAACGCGGCACGGCCGCGCTGGCCCGCCGGTTCGCGCACCGCGCCTGCCGGGAGGCGGTCCAGGTCCTGTACGACGCCGTGGGATCGGCCGCCGTCTACACCGAGCGCACCCCGCTCGACCGATGCCTGCGGGACCTCATCACCGCGGGCCGCCACGTCGCGTCCTCGGAGAAGATCCTCGACGGGGTCGGCGACCTGCGCCTCGGGGGAGCCCCCGCCTCACCTCACCTCTGATCCTCAGCTGCCCCCCAATTCACCGACGGAGGTCGGAACCGGTGATCGATCAGCTGCTCCCGAACTCGGTGGTGGCCGTGGAGACCCACGGTGACGACGAGGCCGACCAGGCCCCGCTCTACCCCGAGGAACAGGAGGTCGTGGCGCGGGCGGTGGACAAGCGCCGCCGGGAGTTCTCCGCGGTGCGCGGCTGCGCCCGTCGCGCCATGGCGGAGCTCGGTGTACCGCCGGTTCCCGTGCTGCCCGGGGAGCGCGGTGCCCCGCAATGGCCGCAGGGCCTGATCGGCAGCATGACCCACTGCGACGGCTACCGCG
This genomic window from Streptomyces sp. NBC_01351 contains:
- a CDS encoding acyl-CoA dehydrogenase family protein — translated: MTTMELPTRAETGLTAASVMDRVRTYASGLPAYAPEIERLGRIPGDVLDGLKATGLLRAALPPHLGGVEMTAPEITRAVDLLAEGDASVAWCAAVALNAALAVVSLPAEVFTELFPHPDLITATVLPPAGRTVRRDGGYLLSGRWTYGSGITHADRVMAGFQTPEGAPRIAVFDAVHVRVLDTWNTTGLRGTGSHDFEVADLFVPERHTFALAPSGTRQEPLHLRADNLALKMAGLPLGIGRSALNAAKEILAPRRSALPWPGVPADLAHAESLIGAADAYVYSTLENAWAAQAAGLAPERGTAALARRFAHRACREAVQVLYDAVGSAAVYTERTPLDRCLRDLITAGRHVASSEKILDGVGDLRLGGAPASPHL